The DNA region GGTCGTCCGCGTCGCCCGGCCGGACCTGCTGCCGGCCAATCCCCACATGCAGTTCCGCCTCGAGGACTTGCTGGGCTTCCGCCGCAATCCCGTGAACGAGACGCCGCTCTTCCGGCAGTTCGGCGCGCGGGCGCTCGACGGCCACCCCACCCCGGCCACGCCCTTCCTCAAGCTCTCCACCGGCGCCTCGGGCGTCGGCGACTGCTCGACCACCGGCCTCGCGCTGGCCGCGATGGACATCTACCGCGACGACCCGCCGCGCGTGCACATGATCGAGGGCGAAGGCGGCATGACCCCCGGCCGCGTCTCCGAGGTCATGGCCTGCGCCGCGACGACCGGCCTCAAAAACCTGTTCATGCACCTCGACTGGAACCAGGCGTCCATCGACAGCAACCGCGTCTGCCGCGAGGACGGAAATCCGGGCGACTACGTCCAGTGGGACCCCGCCGAGTTCGCCTACGCGCAGGACTGGAACGTGGTCTACGTCCCGGACGGCAAGGATTTCCGCATGGTGCTCCTCGCCCAGCGGCGAGCCCTGGAGTTCATCACCAGCGGCCAGCCGACGGCGATCGTGTACCGGACGGTCAAGGGCTGGCAGTACGGCATCGAGGGCAAGGCCTCGCACGGCGCCGGCCACAAGTTCTGCTCCGAGGGCTTCCAGAACGCCATCGCCCCGCTCCTGGGCCAGGTCGGCGCGCGCCTCCCGCTGTGCCCGTCCGACGCCCAGCGATGCGCCGGCGTGGACCCGGTCACCATCGAGGCCTGCTACTGGGACGCGCTGAAGGTCGTCCGCGAGGTCCTCGAGGCCAACCGCGACAAGATCCAGATCCTCGGCGACAACCTCGCCACCTCCCGCGAGCGGCTGCAGAAGCGCGCGCGCCAGCCGCGCGCCAACGCGCCGCGCCTCGGCGTGCTCTTCGATCCGAACGTCGTGGACCCGAACAAGGCGCCGGCGGAACTCGAGCTGAAGCCGGGCGCCAAGCTCACCATTCGCGAGGCGCTGGGCAACGCCCTCGGCTGGCTCAACCGCCAGTCCGGCGGCGCGGTCCTCGCCGCCGCGGCGGACCTGATGGGCTCGACCTCGACCTCGAACGTCGGCAAGGGCTTCCCGGAAGGCTTCCTCGATTTCCGCAAGAATCCCGACGCCCGGCTGGTCAGCATCGGCGGCATCTGCGAGGACGCGATCGCCGGCGTGCTCTCCGGCGTCGCGGCCTACGGCTGGCACACGGGCGCGGGCTCGTCCTACGGCGCGTTCATGGCGCCCCTGTCGCACATCGCCGCCCGCCTCCACGCCATCGGCAGCCAGTCGCGGCAGCAGCTGCTCCCCGACTACAAATTCCATCCCTTCTTCGTCGTCTGCGCCCACGCCGGGCTCAAGACCGGCGAGGACGGGCCGACCCATGCCTGCCCGCAGCCGCTCCAGCTGTTCCAGGAAAACTTCGTCAAGGGCACGATGATCACCCTGACGCCCTGGGAACCGGCGGAAATCTGGCCGCTGGTCGCCGCCGCCCTGCGCGCCCGCCCGGCGGTGATCGCGCCGTTCGTCACGCGGCCGGTGGAGGCGGTCCCCGACCGCGCCGCGCTGAAATTCGCCCCGGCGACAGACGCCGCGAAAGGCGTCTACGCCCTGCGCCGCGCCGATCCGAAGCGGAAGAGCGACGGCACGATCGTCCTGCAGGAGAGCGGCGTCATGTACGCCTTCGCCGAGCAGGCCCTGCCCCTCATCGACAAGGAAGGCTTCAACCTGAACCTCTTCTACGTCGCCAGCGCCGAGCTGTTCGACGCCCTCCCGGCCGCGGAGCGCGATGCGATCTTCCCGGAAGATCTCGCGCGCGAGGCCATGGGCATCACCGGCTTCACCCTGCCGACGATGTACCGGTGGATCCTCTCGCGGGCCGGCCGCGAGCGGACGCTCTACCCGTTCCGGCGAGGGCACTACCTCGGCAGCGGCCAGGCCGCCGCCGTGCTCAAGGAAGCGCGCCTCGACGGCGAGAGCCAGTTCCAGGCCATCGCGGAGTACGTCAAGAGCCGCCGGTAGGCCCAACTGCGCGCGTAAGGATTGCGCAATCCCTGCGCACGGCGCTGCCCTTGCGGCTCGCGCGGACGCTCGCCCTCCATAACGCTCTCTATACTATGCAGATAGGGTCCTCGTCTGGAGGGCGAGCGGCGCGAGATCATCAGGGTCAAGGGTTCTTACGCGCGGATCATGGCCCCACGGGCTTGCTTCTATACCCCCTTGGGGTATATTGAGGCCATGAACACGGCCCTCGGCATCCTGGCGGAGTTCTGGGCGGTGCTGGCGGAAATGGCGCCGTACCTGCTGTTCGGCTTCTTCGTCGCGGGCCTGCTGTCCCTCGTCCTCTCGGCCCGGACGGTCGAGCGCCACCTGGGCGGGCGCGGCCTGGGCCCGATCGTCAAGGCGTCGTTCTGGGGCGTGCCCATGCCCCTGTGCTCGTGCAGCGTGATCCCGGTGGCCACGTCGCTCCGCCGGCACGGCGCGAGCCGCGGGGCGACGGCGGCGTTCCTGCTCTCGACGCCCCAGACGGGCGTGGACAGCCTCCTGGTCACGTACAGCCTGCTCGGCCCGGTCTTCGCGGTGTTCCGGCCGATCGCCGCGTTCGTCTCCGGCCTGCTCGGCGGCTACCTCGTGGAAGCCTTCGGCGGAAACCCGACCGAGCCCCCGGCCGCCGAACACTGCGCGTGCGCCGGGTGCGCGCCGGCCGGCGGCCTGCAGCGGTTGGCCCAGGGCCTGCGACACGGGTTCGTCACGCTGCCGCGCGATATCGGCAAGGAACTGCTCGTCGGCCTGGCGCTCGCCGGCTTGATCGCCGCCCTGCTGCCGGAGACTTTTTTCGCCGACGTCCTGAAGCCGGGGCCGCTGCAGGTCCTGGCGATGATGGCGCTGGGCATTCCGCTCTACGTGTGCGCCACGGCCTCGGTCCCGATCGCGGCGGCCCTGATCGCCAAGGGCGTGTCGCCGGGCGCGGCGTTCGCGTTTCTCGTCACCGGCCCCGCGACCAACGCGGCGACCCTGCTGACCCTGCGCAAGCTGCTCGGCGGGCGGGCGGCGGCGCTCTACCTCGGGACCATCGTCGCCACCGCGCTCGGGGGCTGGCTGCTCCTGGACGGGCTGTTCACGGTCGGCGGCCTGCCGGCCCTGCACGCGGACCACGCCATGCTGCCCGCCGCCGTACGGCAGGCCGCCGCCATCATCCTGCTCGCCGTGCTGCTCGCGCCCCGGCTGATGCCGCGGCGGCCGGCCGAACCATCCAGGGAGGACTCCGATGAAGACGAAGCACAAAACCACCCACGAGGAAAACCTGGCCCGGCTGGCGCGGATTGAAGGCCAGTTGCGGGGCGTGCGGCGCATGGTCGAGGAGGGCGCCTACTGCGTGGACATCATCACGCAGGTCCAGGCCGTCTGCGCGGCCCTGCAGGCCGTCGGCCGGAAGATCCTGCGCAAGCACATGGAGCACTGCGTGTCCGAGGCCCTGCAGGGCGGCTCGAAAGAAAATATCCGGCGCAAGATCGGGGAAGTGATCTCGATCCTCGAGCGCGGCGGCAAGCTGTAGCCGTCGGCCCGGGCTTTCCAAGCATTGGAAAAAACGAGGGCCGGTTTTCCAGGCATTGGAAAACCGGCCTCCTTGAAGTTGGCGCGGGTTCGTTATTCCGCCAGCGGGGTGATGACGATCCCCGGCTCGCCGATGACGACGTTCATCCGCACCTTCTCGAGGATGTCCTTCCATTCCTCGGCGGACATCTCCGTGCGCATCATGGGCACCTCGATGGCGGAGTCCTGCTCGAGCAGGATCCGCTTCGTGATGTCGCGGTGGCCGGGTTTGCCGACGGTCAGGACGTGGTCGCCCTTGTAGACCTCGAAGTTCTCCAGCGGGGTGCTGCCGACGAGAAGGCCGTCGATTTCGACCAGGGCCGGGTCGGCGGAACTCCGGACGCTGATCTTCACGCGCGGCCGGGCGGCCTGCGCGGCCTCGCGCTGCTCGAGCCGGGACTGCAGTTCCGGCACCACCTGCTCGATGGCCTTGTCCAGCAGGCCCAGGGCGTCATCCTCGGAGAGCGTCGTGAAGTGCTCGGCGGTCTGGCGGAACTGGCCGGAGGCGGCGCCGTCGGCCATGGCGATCACCGTGCCGTCGACGGGGTCGACGGCCTGGACGCTCACGCGGAGCGAGAGGGTGACAAACTCGGTCTCGTAGCCGCCCTGGCGGACGACCTGCTTGCCGGGGGAGAAGCTCAACAGGCTGCCGCGCAGGACCACGTCCATGTTGAGCGCCTGGGCCGCGTGCAGGAAGGACGGCTTGGTCGGGGTCGGCCGGCCCATGTCGGTGGGCTTGAGCTGGTCGATCTGGTTGATGAAGTCGCGCCGGTCCACGAGCACGAAGGTCCCGGCGTCGAGCAGGCGCCGGCCGAGCAGGTCGAGCCCCTTGTCGGCCAGGGCGCCGGACTTGATGGCGCCGCCGAGGAGCGCATCGGAGGCCTGCCCGGTACGGTCCTCGAAATCCAGGACGGCCACTTTCACGGGTTCCGCCCAGCCGACCAGGACGGGCATCATCATCAGCACTGCCGCGATCGCATATTTTTTCATGGTTCTGTCCTCCACCCGGTTTAGACGCCGGGGATGTCCTTCTATTCAGCCCCTATCATGCCCCGCGGAAAGAGGACGCGCAATGCCGGAAAAGAGGGCTCGCCGAGGGGGCCGGGTCATGTTAAGAAAAGGGGGAGAAGGCATGAACTTCCCGATCGGCAAGGCGTGGGCAGCGGCGGCGATTCTCCTGGCGGGCGGACCGGCCGCGCCGGCGGAAAGCGAACCGCCCGAATTCTCCACGAACTGGACCAACCTGAACGACATCGCGCGCTTCCATGCCGAGGAGACGGAGTACCTGCTCCAGAAAAAAGACCTGGACGGGGCCAGCCTGGAAGTGCAGCAGGCCTTGAGCATGGTGCCGGATCATCCCACGCTGTTGCGGTGGGCGGCCGACCTGTACACCGAGCGCGGCCAGTACGCGATGGCGGAGAGCTACTGGGCCCGCCTGTCGGAACTGTACCCGACCAACGCATGGGTGTTCGCCCGCTGGGGAGACGTCTTCTTCCAGTTGGACCGGTTTGACCGGGCGGAACAGGCCCTGGCCCGGGCGCTGGAACTGGATCCCGACACGCTGCCGGCGCGCTATCAGTTGGCCTGCATACACCTGATGAAAGGCCGCCGCGCCCGCGCGCAGGGTCTTCTAAAGGACCTGCCGCTCACCTCCGTGATACGGATCGCCGACTGGATCGAGATCGATGCCGAACTACTTCCCGACCGGATGGGCCACCTGGCTTTCGAGTCCGTGGTGCTCCTGGCGCTGGGCGCCCCGCCTGCGGAGCCGGGCGCCGAAACCACGCCCGACTGGGCAGGGCGCATGGCCGCTGTGAAGGAAGCGCTGACCCGCGCGCTCGCGGCGCGGGACGCGCAGCAATGGGCGGATCTCCGGGAAAGCCTGGAAACGGCCATGAGCGCCGGGTTGCGGGTCCCGGAAGCCCGGCGCGATCTCGCCCTGGCGCTCTATCACCTCGGCGAAAAGGCCCGCGCCCTCGACGAATTCGACCGATTGGAAAAAGAGTATCCGGATTTTCCCGGCGTGCAGGGCCGGTATGGGCAACTGCTGCTGGAGGAGGGCCGGTTCGACCTGGCCGCGGCGGCGCTGGAAAAGGCGCGCCGGCAAGACCCCGCGGATACTGAATCCGCCTTCGCGCTGATCTGCGCCTACGCGGGCCTGAACCGCTTCACCGATGCCCGGGACACCGCGCGACCGCTGCCGCCCAGGCAGGCCCGGCAAATCGGCGCGTGGATCGCGGAAGGACACCGTTACGCCCGGCACCTGGAGGGGAACACGGAGTTGAGGGATTGGCTGCAATCCCTCGGGCCTCAATCCGCAAAAACCCAGTAGACAGGGAGCAACCACCGCATGCTGGCCAGGATCAGGTCCGGAGCCGTGTTCGGCGTGGAGGCCTTCGCCGTGGAAATCGAGGTCCACGCCGGGCGGGGCGACCCCGCCACCATCATCGTGGGCCTGCCGGACACCGCCGTCAAGGAGAGCAAGGACCGGGTGCACACCGCCCTGATCAATTCCGGCTTCATGCCGCCGCGGGGCCGGACGACGATCAACCTGGCGCCGGCCGACGTGAAAAAGGAGGGCCCAAGCTTCGATCTGCCCATTGCGCTGGGCATGCTGGTGGCCGAAGAGGAACTCGGCCAGGAGCGCCTGGACGGGCTCTGCGTGCTGGGCGAACTGGCCTTGAGCGGCGAGATCCGGCGGGTCCGGGGCGTGCTGCCGATCGCCATCGAGGCCCGGGCTTCCGGGTGCCGGGGCATGATGGTGCCGGAGGACAACGCCGAGGAAGCCGCCGTCGTGGAAGGCCTGCCGGTCTACCCGGTCCGGACGCTCCGGCAGGCGGCCGATTTTCTCGCCGGCACGCTGGCCCTGGAGCCCCATCGCTTGGACGCGCGGGCGATTTTCGACGAGGCGGCGCACGGCGAAGAGGATTTCGCGGAGGTCAAGGGCCAGGAGTCGGCCAAGCGCGCCTTCGAGGTGGCCGTGGCGGGCGGCCACAACATCCTGACCCTGGGCCCGCCGGGCACGGGCAAGACCATGCTCGCGCGGCGCGTCCCGTCGATCCTGCCGCCGATGACCCTGGACGAGGCCCTGGAAACGACCAAGATCCACAGCATCGCGGGCGTCCTGGCCCCGCACCAGGCGCTGGTGGTCCAGCGTCCGTTCCGGGCCCCGCACCACACGGTGTCGGACGCGGGCCTGCTGGGCGGGGGCTCGCATCCCATGCCGGGCGAGGTCAGCCTGTCGCATAATGGGGTGCTTTTCCTTGACGAGTTGCCGGAATTTCACCGCAACGTGCTCGAGGTCCTGCGCCAGCCGCTGGAGGACGGGCACGTCACGATATCCCGCGCGGCGGCCAGCGTGACCTTCCCGTCGCGCTTCATGCTGATCGCCGCCATGAACCCCTGCCCGTGCGGCTTCTTCGGCGACACGCGGAAGGAATGCCGCTGCAGCCCGATCCAGATCGAGCGCTATCGCCGCCGGATCTCCGGCCCGCTGCTGGACCGGATCGACATCCACGTCGAGGTGCCGGCCGTCGCCTACACGGAGCTGTCCCGCGCGGAGCCGGGGGAGCCGTCCGCCGCGATCCGCGGGCGCATCCTGCGCGCGCGGGACATCCAGCGGCGGCGTTTCGAGGGCTTGAAGCGCGTGTACTGCAACGCCATGATGCGGCCACGCGACATCCACAAGCATTGCCCTGTCGAGGAGGAGGCCCAGCACCTTCTGAAAATGGCCCTCGCCGAACTGCATTTCAGCGCCCGGACCTACGACCGGATCCTGAAAGTCGCGCGAACCATCGCTGACCTCGAAGGATCGGACGTGCTGCGGACCCCGCACGTGTCGGAGGCGATCCAGTACCGCTCCCTGGACCGGCGTTACTGGGTATGAAAAAGGCGCGGGTGCAACCCCGCGCCCTCCCCGCTCGATCCCCCGGCTACCGGGGTTCGGCGAGCATGATCTGGGACTTCCCCTCCTGTTGCACCTGCCAGATCACGCGGCGGCCCGCCGTGCGGGGCTCGCGGTCCTCGACCTCGTTGTAACTCAAGCGGCCGGGGGTCGACCCCACCTGCCCCTCCTCGTTGACCATGGCGATATAATCCCCCGTTTCCAGGTCCCAGGCGAAGATTTCCGAGTCCCAGTTGTCGTAGTAGGCCATCCAGCAGATGAGGCCGTCGCGGATGTCGGGATTCACGTCGTCGTGGCGGTTGCTCGTGAGTTTGACGGTCTTCGTCCCGTCGAAGAGGTAGATCTCGAAATCGTCCCCGTCGAAGCCCTGCCAGACCACCTTGCCGTTCCAGATGCGAGGGTTGGTGTCATCCCAGGGGTTGTCGCTCAAGCGCTGGAATCGCCCATCCTTCCACAGGTACACCTCCGCGTCGGCGCCGGGATAGGCCTCCCAGGCAATCTGCCCGTCCCAGATCACGGGCGAGACATCGTCGTACCGGTTGCTGGTGACCTGGAGCGTCGTGCCGGCGGCGAAGTCGTGGAGGTAAATCTCGTAGTCGTTGCCGTCCCAGCCGTACCACGCGATCTGCGTCCCCTGGACCTGGGGCGACATGTCGTAGAAGAAATTGGTGGTCAACTGGTACATGTTGCCGTCATTCCAGACCATGATTTCCCAGCCGAACGGGAACCCCTTGGCTTTCTGCCAGGCCAGCGTGCGGCCCCACAGGCTGACGCTATAGTCGTTTCGCGAATCAAAGTTGATCCGCTTGATCTCGTCGCCAAACCAGACGACAGGCTCCATTTCCCCGCTGGGATGCCGGCGCACGGCATCCGGGGCCGTTTCTTTGGAGCCTTCGAGCGGCTCGGCCTCAAGCGCGGGGACGGGCTCCGCAGGAACTTCAGCGACCGGGCCATTCGTTTCGACGCCCTGCGGCATCTTATTGGTGGCCA from Kiritimatiellia bacterium includes:
- a CDS encoding permease, with amino-acid sequence MNTALGILAEFWAVLAEMAPYLLFGFFVAGLLSLVLSARTVERHLGGRGLGPIVKASFWGVPMPLCSCSVIPVATSLRRHGASRGATAAFLLSTPQTGVDSLLVTYSLLGPVFAVFRPIAAFVSGLLGGYLVEAFGGNPTEPPAAEHCACAGCAPAGGLQRLAQGLRHGFVTLPRDIGKELLVGLALAGLIAALLPETFFADVLKPGPLQVLAMMALGIPLYVCATASVPIAAALIAKGVSPGAAFAFLVTGPATNAATLLTLRKLLGGRAAALYLGTIVATALGGWLLLDGLFTVGGLPALHADHAMLPAAVRQAAAIILLAVLLAPRLMPRRPAEPSREDSDEDEAQNHPRGKPGPAGAD
- a CDS encoding metal-sensitive transcriptional regulator; amino-acid sequence: MKTKHKTTHEENLARLARIEGQLRGVRRMVEEGAYCVDIITQVQAVCAALQAVGRKILRKHMEHCVSEALQGGSKENIRRKIGEVISILERGGKL
- a CDS encoding PEGA domain-containing protein; its protein translation is MKKYAIAAVLMMMPVLVGWAEPVKVAVLDFEDRTGQASDALLGGAIKSGALADKGLDLLGRRLLDAGTFVLVDRRDFINQIDQLKPTDMGRPTPTKPSFLHAAQALNMDVVLRGSLLSFSPGKQVVRQGGYETEFVTLSLRVSVQAVDPVDGTVIAMADGAASGQFRQTAEHFTTLSEDDALGLLDKAIEQVVPELQSRLEQREAAQAARPRVKISVRSSADPALVEIDGLLVGSTPLENFEVYKGDHVLTVGKPGHRDITKRILLEQDSAIEVPMMRTEMSAEEWKDILEKVRMNVVIGEPGIVITPLAE
- a CDS encoding tetratricopeptide repeat protein produces the protein MNFPIGKAWAAAAILLAGGPAAPAESEPPEFSTNWTNLNDIARFHAEETEYLLQKKDLDGASLEVQQALSMVPDHPTLLRWAADLYTERGQYAMAESYWARLSELYPTNAWVFARWGDVFFQLDRFDRAEQALARALELDPDTLPARYQLACIHLMKGRRARAQGLLKDLPLTSVIRIADWIEIDAELLPDRMGHLAFESVVLLALGAPPAEPGAETTPDWAGRMAAVKEALTRALAARDAQQWADLRESLETAMSAGLRVPEARRDLALALYHLGEKARALDEFDRLEKEYPDFPGVQGRYGQLLLEEGRFDLAAAALEKARRQDPADTESAFALICAYAGLNRFTDARDTARPLPPRQARQIGAWIAEGHRYARHLEGNTELRDWLQSLGPQSAKTQ
- a CDS encoding YifB family Mg chelatase-like AAA ATPase — protein: MLARIRSGAVFGVEAFAVEIEVHAGRGDPATIIVGLPDTAVKESKDRVHTALINSGFMPPRGRTTINLAPADVKKEGPSFDLPIALGMLVAEEELGQERLDGLCVLGELALSGEIRRVRGVLPIAIEARASGCRGMMVPEDNAEEAAVVEGLPVYPVRTLRQAADFLAGTLALEPHRLDARAIFDEAAHGEEDFAEVKGQESAKRAFEVAVAGGHNILTLGPPGTGKTMLARRVPSILPPMTLDEALETTKIHSIAGVLAPHQALVVQRPFRAPHHTVSDAGLLGGGSHPMPGEVSLSHNGVLFLDELPEFHRNVLEVLRQPLEDGHVTISRAAASVTFPSRFMLIAAMNPCPCGFFGDTRKECRCSPIQIERYRRRISGPLLDRIDIHVEVPAVAYTELSRAEPGEPSAAIRGRILRARDIQRRRFEGLKRVYCNAMMRPRDIHKHCPVEEEAQHLLKMALAELHFSARTYDRILKVARTIADLEGSDVLRTPHVSEAIQYRSLDRRYWV